The genomic stretch TTTGTCCTCATGGATGTTGAATACACGAAAGGCGACCGGATCATTGAATTGAACGCACCGGAGGAAACGTACGATATCGCCGCCCTGCTGAGAGACAACCAGCGCTTTGTCGTCGAGTCGATCTTTTCCCGCAACACGGGCGACATCTCCGTATCCGTGAGCACCACCAGGCTTCACAACATTGCGGGCAAGTACACTGGAAAAGACGATCCGGTGATGCTGGTTCGAGTCCAGGGAACCTTTCCGGCGACCGGCGAGGTCCTGGCACCTTACAGCATCGGCCATTTCGTGGCCGGTTTTATGCGAGGAAGTCACACGGGACCGTTGATGCCTGTGAAAATGAATTCCGGCATCTCCTTTTTCGATGGGCCGCCGGTGGTCTGCTGCCTTGGCTTTTGTGTCCACAAGGGAAAATTCACGGAACCGGCCGATGTTTTCGACCACCCATACTGGGACTACATCCGCAGCAGGGTTTCAAGGAAGGCGACCGAAATGCGGGCTCAGGGCTTCTCGGGAGCGGCGATGCTTCCCTACAGTGAATTGGAATATGGTGGAATTGTTGAAAAGATGAAGATTCTCGACCAGAGATTTAAAGTACGGGGTGAAATTTAGGGCGTCCTGGTTTCTGGCGGCCCTGTCTGGAGAGAAACTTGTATCTTTGCTGGAGAGAGTGCGCTTCATTCCTGATGCTGATGCGGTAAGGTTCCGCTTGAAACAATGAAGATCAAATCCTTTGAATTCAGCCTGCGGGAACTGGGAGGGGCGATGGGGGATTTCGGAACCCTCTTCCCTCTGGCCATTGGCTATATCTATGTCTGCGGCCTTAACCCCTCCGGTTTTCTGGTCATGATGGGGCTGGCGAACATCGTCACCGGTCTTGTGTACCGGCTGCCCATGCCCATCGAACCCATGAAGGTGCTGGCCATTGTGGCCATCGCCCAGCACTGGGCGCCTTCCATGGTCTATGCCTCGGGATTCGGCATGGGCCTGATCTGGATACTCTTTGCCATCACCGGCTTGGTGGGCCGGCTGGCAAAATGGACGCCTCCCTCCGTAATTCGTGGCATTCAGGCGGCGCTGGGTGTCATGCTGGCGATTGAAGCGGTGAAGCTGCTGTCGGCGGGTTGGACCCTCGGCCTGATTTCTCTCCTGATTGTCCTGGCCCTGCGGAAGAATCGTTACGCTCCGGCTGCGGTGGTCCTGATGGCCCTCGGGATTTCCGTCATGTCTGCTAAAGGAGAGTTCCATCACGTCGCTGCCCCCGGTTTCAGTCTGCCCCCGTTGACGACATTCACCCTTCGGGAGGTCTGGGATACCTTAGTCCTGGCCGGTTTTGCGCAGATTCCCCTGACCATTACCAACGCCACCATCGCCACCGCCGCGCTTCTCTCCAGCTATTGGCCGGATCGGCCGGTGACGGTGAGGAAATTATCCTGGAATCAAGGGATCATGAATGCGGTTTTGCCCTTCCTGGGGGGGATGCCGATGTGCCACGGCGCCGGCGGTTTGGCCGGACAGTACTATTTCGGGGCGCGCACCGGCGGCGCCAACATCCTGGAAGGGATGATCGAAATTTCTCTTGGTTTGTTCCTCTCCGCGTCCATCGCCGGCCTTTTCTCCCTTTTTCCCGGAGCCATTGTCGGCGCCATGATGTTTATGGTGGGGATCGAACTCATGAAATTCGCTAGGGAGATAAAAGCCGGAAAAGACTTGATCCCCTTGGGAACGACCCTGGTAATTTCCCTGTTATCCAACATGGCTTACGGTTTTCTGGCCGGTCTTGTGGTCCATTACCTGATGTTGCTTCTTTTCAGAAGCAGATCCGTCTAATTCGTGAAGGGGACATTGAAGAAGAGCTTTTCATTATGACTCGATTCCGATGTCCCCAATGGAGGACCCATCATAAACCGGTCAGCTCGTTCACGATCGCCGCAGGACCGAACCGCGGACCAGGTCGACAAGCGGTTGCAGCAGATCGCTTTCGTGCTAAGGATTCGAGAGTGTGCCGGTGTTTCCGGAGTCTTGTTCCAATAAGTACATCCCGCCAAACAGCACCATAACCGCCTGAATGACCGGATTAGGAAAAACATGTGAGCCGGTATGGACTTCAAGAGTTTTCCATCACGATTTCCTTTGCTCACGCTGGTATGTATTTTGCGGGAGTTAAATTTCCAGGGTCTACAGGCATTTCCCCGGGTCAAGGAAGTCCGAATTTGCTTAAAATCAACATGAAATGCGGAGGTCGTTTTTAAAAGAGAAAAAATTTCAGGTCCGGTCTGAAAAAAATAATGACGTAGGAGGGCGCTTCTTGTGGTGAGTGGAATCGGGAACTCTTTTCAGCTACATTCAATTAATCCTAAGGAAAACGGCATCAGTGATTTTTCGCCTGTCATTTTTGAAGCACTTGGATTCGGTGTTGTCATTGTGGATGCAGATACCCATTGCATTGTTTACGCTAATTCAAAGATTTACGGCATTGGCGGCTATTCTGAGGGGGCACTTATCGGTCACGC from Syntrophus gentianae encodes the following:
- a CDS encoding putative sulfate/molybdate transporter, with protein sequence MKIKSFEFSLRELGGAMGDFGTLFPLAIGYIYVCGLNPSGFLVMMGLANIVTGLVYRLPMPIEPMKVLAIVAIAQHWAPSMVYASGFGMGLIWILFAITGLVGRLAKWTPPSVIRGIQAALGVMLAIEAVKLLSAGWTLGLISLLIVLALRKNRYAPAAVVLMALGISVMSAKGEFHHVAAPGFSLPPLTTFTLREVWDTLVLAGFAQIPLTITNATIATAALLSSYWPDRPVTVRKLSWNQGIMNAVLPFLGGMPMCHGAGGLAGQYYFGARTGGANILEGMIEISLGLFLSASIAGLFSLFPGAIVGAMMFMVGIELMKFAREIKAGKDLIPLGTTLVISLLSNMAYGFLAGLVVHYLMLLLFRSRSV
- the fbp gene encoding fructose-1,6-bisphosphate aldolase/phosphatase, whose product is MATTLSIIKADVGSIGGHIRPSERLIQVVGDYVTTKGKGIISDFFLSHTGDDIALLFSHSRGKGDGNVHQLAWEAFVAGTQVAKEQGLYGAGQDLLKDSFSGNVRGMGPAVAEMEFEERPNEPFLFFAADKTDPGAYNLPLYLAFTDPMYNSGLMLSPSMNRGFRFVLMDVEYTKGDRIIELNAPEETYDIAALLRDNQRFVVESIFSRNTGDISVSVSTTRLHNIAGKYTGKDDPVMLVRVQGTFPATGEVLAPYSIGHFVAGFMRGSHTGPLMPVKMNSGISFFDGPPVVCCLGFCVHKGKFTEPADVFDHPYWDYIRSRVSRKATEMRAQGFSGAAMLPYSELEYGGIVEKMKILDQRFKVRGEI